The following are encoded together in the Heliangelus exortis chromosome 15, bHelExo1.hap1, whole genome shotgun sequence genome:
- the KLHL3 gene encoding kelch-like protein 3 isoform X3 — protein sequence MNYGGDMSESKAKKIEIKDVDGQTLRKLIDYIYTAEIEVTEENVQVLLPAASLLQLMDVRKNCCDFLQSQLHPTNCLGIRAFADVHACTELLQQANAYAEQHFPEVMLGEEFLSLSLDQVCSLISSDKLTVSSEEKVFEAVISWINYEKESRLEHMAKLMEHVRLPLLPRDYLVQTVEEEALIKNNNTCKDFLIEAMKYHLLPLDQRQLIKNPRTKPRTPVSLPKVMIVVGGQAPKAIRSVECYDFEEERWDQVAELPSRRCRAGVVFMAGNVYAVGGFNGSLRVRTVDVYDGVKDQWTSIASMQERRSTLGAAVLNDLLYAVGGFDGSTGLASVEAYSYKTNEWFFVAPMNTRRSSVGVGVVEGKLYAVGGYDGASRQCLSTVEQYNPATNEWTYVADMSTRRSGAGVGVLSGLLYATGGHDGPLVRKSVEVYDPGTNTWKQVADMNMCRRNAGVCAVNGLLYVVGGDDGSCNLASVEYYNPTTDKWTLLPTSMSTGRSYAGVAVIHKPL from the exons GTTTTGTTGCCAGCTGCTAGTTTATTGCAATTgatggatgttaggaaaaactgCTGTGACTTTCTTCAGTCCCAGCTGCATCCCACAAACTGTCTTGGAATCCGAGCTTTTGCTGATGTGCACGCATGCAcggagctgctgcagcaggcaaATGCCTATGCAG AGCAGCACTTCCCTGAGGTGATGCTAGGAGAAGAATTTCTTAGCCTTAGTCTGGACCAGGTTTGCAGTTTAATATCAAGTGACAAGCTGACAGTCTCCTCTGAGGAAAAG GTTTTTGAAGCAGTTATTTCTTGGATAAATTACGAGAAGGAATCTCGCTTGGAGCACATGGCTAAACTGATGGAGCACGTTCGCCTGCCCCTTTTGCCCAGAGATTATCTTGTACAG ACAGTTGAAGAAGAAGCTTTAATAAAGAATAACAACACCTGTAAAGACTTCCTTATTGAGGCCATGAAGTATCATTTGCTTCCTCTGGATCAAAGGCAGCTGATAAAGAATCCTAGGACAAAGCCAAGGACTCCTGTTAGCCTGCCAAAG GTGATGATTGTGGTGGGTGGACAAGCACCCAAAGCCATTCGCAGTGTGGAGTGCTATGATTTTGAGGAGGAGAGGTGGGATCAGGTTGCTGAGCTTCCCTCCCGAAGATGCAGAGCAG gtgTGGTATTTATGGCTGGCAATGTTTATGCTGTTGGGGGCTTCAATGGATCTCTAAGGGTACGGACTGTTGATGTGTATGATGGTGTGAAGGACCAGTGGACATCCATAGCCAGCATGCAGGAAAGACGAAGCACGTTGGGCGCGGCGGTGCTCAATGATCTCCTGTACGCAGTGGGAGGCTTTGATGGCAGCACTG GTCTGGCATCAGTTGAGGCCTATAGCTATAAAACCAATGAGTGGTTTTTTGTGGCTCCCATGAATACAAGAAGAAGCAGTGTTGGAGTTGGAGTTGTGGAGG GTAAACTCTATGCTGTGGGGGGTTACGACGGAGCATCCCGTCAGTGCCTTAGCACCGTCGAGCAGTACAACCCAGCCACCAACGAATGGACCTACGTGGCTGACATGAGCACTCGGCGCAGCGGTGCAG GTGTTGGTGTCCTCAGCGGGCTGCTGTATGCTACTGGGGGGCATGATGGTCCCTTAGTAAGGAAGAGTGTGGAAGTCTATGATCCGGGGACAAACACCTGGAAGCAAGTAGCAGACATGAATATGTGTAGAAGAAATGCAG GTGTGTGTGCTGTGAATGGTCTCCTCTACGTGGTGGGAGGAGATGATGGGTCCTGTAATTTGGCCTCAGTGGAATACTACAATCCCACCACGGACAAGTGGACGTTATTACCAACCAGCATGAGCACAGGCCGAAGTTATGCAG GTGTGGCTGTGATTCACAAACCATTGTGA